In one Streptomyces sp. NBC_01288 genomic region, the following are encoded:
- a CDS encoding glycoside hydrolase family 127 protein, with protein MPRPRSTALSSSAPAPSEQAATSTGPVRPGPGAKAALAPAAVEVRAGFWSTCREVNARVSLPQGPGLLESAGNLHNLRLAAGTVEGEFRGAYPFVDTDVYKWLEAAAWQLAQQPDAELELEVDRIIALVAAAQQPDGYLNTWFQLVKGGERYKDLRWGHELYCAGHLIQAAVAHHRATGRPQLLDVARRFADHIDSVFGPPGSGKEIDGIDGHPEVETALVELYRETGERRYLDLAGYFVDRFGHGLLGGEAYCQDRVPLREADTVEGHAVRQLYLLAAAADLAAETGDAELRAAGERLWQAMTATKTHLTGGLGAHHDEEDFGDPYELPNERAYCETCAAIASVQWSWRLALLTGEARYSDLIERTLYNGFLAGVSLDGERWLYVNPLQVRDGHTDPGGDQSARRTRWFRCACCPPNVMRLLASLEHYLASGDEQGLQIHQFITGRYSYGGMSVRAETDYPWHGTIALTVEDTPDRPWTLSLRVPQWCREFRVRVGELSYDQTDAPVEDGWLRLERTWARGDSVVLELVLEPRLTAADPRVDAVRGCAAIERGPLVYCLEQVDVPGGGLDDIVLDTARPLAVKHRPDLLGGVTTVVAAGYRRRLADDGSWWPYRAPAPDAAPTGDPVELTAIPYYAWANRRDGAMRVWLPTS; from the coding sequence ATGCCCCGCCCACGTTCCACCGCGCTTTCCTCCTCGGCCCCGGCCCCGTCCGAACAGGCAGCCACGTCCACCGGACCGGTCCGCCCCGGACCGGGCGCCAAGGCCGCACTCGCGCCCGCCGCGGTCGAGGTGCGCGCCGGCTTCTGGAGCACCTGCCGCGAGGTGAACGCGCGTGTATCGCTCCCGCAGGGCCCCGGACTGCTGGAGTCGGCGGGGAATCTGCACAACCTGCGGCTGGCGGCGGGCACGGTCGAGGGCGAGTTCCGGGGCGCGTACCCGTTCGTGGACACGGACGTCTACAAGTGGCTGGAGGCCGCCGCTTGGCAGCTCGCCCAACAGCCCGACGCAGAGCTGGAGTTGGAGGTCGACCGGATCATCGCCCTGGTCGCCGCCGCGCAGCAGCCCGACGGCTACCTGAACACGTGGTTCCAACTGGTCAAGGGGGGCGAGCGGTACAAGGACCTGCGCTGGGGCCACGAGTTGTACTGCGCCGGCCATCTCATCCAGGCGGCGGTCGCCCACCACCGGGCCACCGGCCGGCCCCAACTCCTGGATGTGGCCCGCAGGTTCGCCGACCATATCGACTCCGTGTTCGGCCCGCCCGGCAGCGGCAAGGAGATCGACGGCATCGACGGCCACCCCGAGGTGGAAACAGCCCTGGTGGAGCTGTACCGGGAGACCGGCGAGCGCCGCTACCTCGATCTGGCCGGCTACTTCGTCGACCGTTTCGGCCACGGCCTGCTGGGCGGCGAGGCGTACTGCCAGGACCGGGTACCGCTGCGCGAGGCGGACACCGTGGAGGGCCACGCCGTACGGCAGTTGTACCTGCTGGCCGCCGCGGCCGATCTGGCGGCCGAGACCGGTGACGCCGAACTCCGGGCAGCGGGCGAGCGGTTGTGGCAGGCGATGACCGCCACCAAGACCCACCTCACCGGCGGCCTCGGCGCGCACCACGACGAGGAGGACTTCGGCGACCCGTACGAACTGCCCAACGAGCGTGCCTACTGCGAGACCTGCGCCGCCATCGCCTCGGTCCAGTGGAGCTGGCGCCTGGCCCTGCTCACCGGCGAGGCCCGCTACTCCGACCTGATCGAGCGCACCCTGTACAACGGCTTCCTGGCCGGAGTCTCGCTCGACGGCGAGCGCTGGCTGTACGTCAACCCGCTCCAGGTCCGCGACGGCCACACCGACCCCGGTGGCGACCAGTCGGCTCGCCGCACCCGCTGGTTCCGCTGCGCCTGCTGCCCGCCGAACGTGATGCGACTGCTGGCCTCGCTGGAGCACTACCTCGCGTCCGGCGACGAACAGGGCCTACAGATCCACCAGTTCATCACCGGCCGCTACTCCTACGGCGGGATGTCCGTCCGCGCCGAGACCGACTACCCCTGGCACGGCACCATCGCCCTCACCGTCGAGGACACCCCCGACCGGCCGTGGACCCTGTCCCTGCGCGTCCCGCAGTGGTGCCGTGAATTCCGGGTGCGCGTCGGGGAGTTGTCGTACGACCAGACGGACGCGCCGGTCGAGGACGGGTGGCTGCGCCTCGAACGGACCTGGGCGCGGGGCGACTCGGTCGTCCTGGAGCTGGTGCTCGAACCCCGGCTGACCGCCGCCGACCCGCGGGTGGACGCCGTGCGCGGCTGTGCGGCGATCGAGCGCGGGCCGCTCGTGTACTGCCTGGAGCAAGTGGACGTCCCCGGCGGCGGCCTGGACGACATCGTTCTCGACACCGCACGCCCGCTCGCCGTGAAGCACCGCCCGGATCTGCTCGGCGGGGTCACCACCGTCGTCGCGGCCGGATACCGCAGGCGCCTTGCGGACGACGGGAGTTGGTGGCCGTACCGGGCCCCGGCACCCGACGCCGCTCCGACCGGCGATCCGGTCGAGCTCACCGCGATCCCCTACTACGCGTGGGCCAACCGCCGGGACGGCGCCATGCGCGTCTGGCTGCCCACCTCCTGA
- a CDS encoding sugar ABC transporter substrate-binding protein, with protein sequence MRNTRRILLTAIAAVGALTSVAACGGGSDSSASGSGKAGGTYNFWDPYPQFDASSAWGKLVTKCGTDAGVKVKRTSMDTTDLGNKALLAAQQGNAPDVMLVDNPVVSTLVEAGILNKTSDLGLDTSSIQKNILGAGVIDNASYGVPIGANTLALYYNKKILTAAHVDPASVKDWASLTAALKKVKSAGKKGITFSAINTEEGSFQFLPWFWGAGGDLTKLDSDKGVAALSLWKQWVDGGYAPKDVLQNTQTTSWQEFATGDYAFSENGTWQLGNADKADFPYGVLNIPGENGGSAPVPTGGEFVTVPVQKDTSRYDVSKKIVTCLTNSTNLLTTDTTLTYVAPTAQVQAQQVKQKPELKPWVGAVAAARGRTSGGLGTKYPTISQPLWTAVQNTLSGGKSPQAALDAAQTAASKG encoded by the coding sequence GTGAGAAACACCCGCCGCATCCTCCTCACCGCCATAGCCGCCGTCGGCGCGCTCACCTCTGTCGCCGCCTGCGGGGGCGGTTCCGACTCCTCCGCGTCCGGTTCCGGGAAGGCCGGCGGGACGTACAACTTCTGGGACCCGTACCCGCAGTTCGACGCCTCCTCGGCGTGGGGCAAGCTCGTCACCAAGTGCGGCACGGACGCCGGGGTCAAGGTCAAGCGCACCAGCATGGACACCACGGACCTCGGAAACAAGGCGCTGCTCGCCGCCCAGCAGGGCAACGCCCCCGATGTGATGCTGGTGGACAATCCGGTCGTCTCCACGCTCGTGGAGGCGGGGATCCTCAACAAGACGAGCGACCTCGGCCTCGACACGTCGTCGATCCAGAAGAACATCCTCGGCGCGGGCGTCATCGACAACGCCTCCTACGGTGTACCGATCGGCGCCAACACCCTCGCGCTCTACTACAACAAGAAGATCCTGACCGCGGCCCACGTGGACCCCGCGTCCGTCAAGGACTGGGCCTCGCTCACGGCGGCCCTGAAGAAGGTCAAGTCCGCGGGCAAGAAGGGGATCACGTTCTCCGCGATCAACACGGAGGAGGGCAGCTTCCAGTTCCTGCCGTGGTTCTGGGGCGCGGGCGGCGACCTCACCAAGCTCGACTCGGACAAGGGCGTCGCCGCGCTGTCGCTGTGGAAGCAGTGGGTCGACGGCGGATACGCGCCGAAGGACGTGCTCCAGAACACCCAGACCACCAGCTGGCAGGAGTTCGCCACCGGCGACTACGCGTTCAGCGAGAACGGCACCTGGCAGCTCGGCAACGCGGACAAGGCCGATTTCCCGTACGGCGTCCTCAACATCCCCGGGGAGAACGGCGGTTCGGCGCCGGTGCCGACCGGCGGCGAGTTCGTCACCGTCCCGGTGCAGAAGGACACCTCCCGCTACGACGTCAGCAAGAAGATCGTCACCTGCCTGACCAACTCGACGAACCTGCTGACCACCGACACGACCCTGACGTACGTGGCACCCACCGCCCAGGTGCAGGCCCAACAGGTGAAGCAGAAGCCCGAGTTGAAGCCGTGGGTCGGCGCGGTGGCCGCGGCGCGCGGCCGTACCAGCGGCGGTCTGGGCACCAAGTACCCGACGATCTCCCAGCCGTTGTGGACCGCCGTGCAGAACACCCTGTCGGGCGGCAAGAGCCCGCAGGCGGCCCTCGACGCCGCCCAGACGGCCGCGAGCAAGGGCTGA
- a CDS encoding carbohydrate ABC transporter permease, whose translation MTIARVDRDSRRSPAGSRATGTGQRTNTSNLRRRQRRRSRLTALAFIAPLLVYLAAFYLYPLYRNLDLSLRDYTVRSFVQGDAPFAGLDNFRTVLDDPTFGPAMRHTLVFTFASIAFQYVAGLALAVFFNRHFRLAGTLRALFLIPWLLPLIVSASTWSWMFNSESGVIDYALHFVGVSPVDWLNSPDWALTSVVIANIWIGIPFNLVILYSGLQNIPAELYEAASLDGAGVWQQFRRITFPLLRPVSAITLLLGLVYTLKVFDLIWIMTKGGPGDASSTLATWSYQLGFGTLLPKFGPGAAVGTILILIALVFGLLYIRVQRRQEA comes from the coding sequence ATGACCATCGCCCGCGTCGACCGCGACTCGCGGCGGTCCCCGGCCGGGTCCCGGGCGACCGGCACCGGACAACGGACGAACACGTCGAACCTCCGGCGCCGACAACGTCGTAGGAGCCGGCTCACCGCGCTGGCCTTCATCGCCCCGCTGCTCGTCTACCTCGCCGCCTTCTACCTCTATCCGCTCTACCGCAACCTCGACCTGAGCCTGCGCGACTACACCGTCCGGTCGTTCGTGCAGGGTGACGCGCCCTTCGCCGGCCTCGACAACTTCAGGACCGTCCTGGACGACCCCACGTTCGGCCCCGCGATGCGCCACACCCTGGTCTTCACCTTCGCGTCGATCGCGTTCCAGTACGTGGCCGGGCTCGCCCTCGCGGTCTTCTTCAACCGGCACTTCCGGCTGGCCGGGACCCTGCGCGCCCTGTTCCTGATCCCCTGGCTGCTGCCGCTGATCGTGTCGGCGTCGACCTGGTCGTGGATGTTCAACAGCGAGTCCGGTGTCATCGACTACGCCCTGCACTTCGTGGGCGTGTCCCCGGTGGACTGGCTCAACTCGCCGGACTGGGCGCTGACTTCGGTCGTCATCGCGAACATCTGGATCGGCATCCCGTTCAACCTCGTCATCCTCTACAGCGGGCTCCAGAACATCCCCGCGGAGCTGTACGAGGCCGCGTCCCTGGACGGCGCCGGCGTCTGGCAGCAGTTCCGCCGCATCACCTTCCCGCTCCTGCGTCCGGTGTCGGCGATCACTCTGCTCCTCGGACTCGTCTACACGCTCAAGGTGTTCGACCTGATCTGGATCATGACCAAGGGCGGTCCGGGCGACGCGTCGTCCACCCTCGCGACCTGGTCGTACCAGCTCGGCTTCGGCACACTGCTGCCGAAGTTCGGCCCCGGCGCCGCCGTCGGCACCATCCTCATCCTCATCGCGCTCGTCTTCGGCCTGCTGTACATCCGCGTCCAGAGGAGGCAGGAAGCGTGA
- a CDS encoding carbohydrate ABC transporter permease: protein MKSRTGRRRYTVIGVLLTALMLFPVYWMINVSLTPQQDMRKTPPDLLPLHPTFEGYRAVLNDQLPYLGTSLLIGLGTVALTLVLAAPAGFALARLRPLGGGTLGLALLVAQMIPGIVMAMGFYGIFLDLGLLNSWWGLIVADSTIAVPFGVMIFTAFMSGIPGELISAARIDGAGTWRTFRSVVLPVSRNAVVTVSLFSFLWAWSDFVFANTLDGGGTWRPITLGIYKYIGNNNQEWNAIMATAVVASIPAAVLLVLAQRYVAAGVTAGAVKD from the coding sequence GTGAAGTCCCGTACGGGAAGGCGTCGTTACACCGTCATCGGCGTCCTGCTGACCGCGCTGATGCTGTTCCCGGTGTACTGGATGATCAACGTGTCCCTCACCCCGCAGCAGGACATGCGCAAGACCCCGCCCGACCTGCTGCCCCTGCACCCCACCTTCGAGGGCTACCGGGCCGTCCTGAACGACCAGTTGCCCTACCTCGGCACCAGCCTCCTCATCGGCCTGGGCACGGTCGCCCTCACCCTGGTCCTCGCCGCCCCGGCCGGCTTCGCCCTGGCCAGACTGCGCCCCCTGGGCGGCGGAACCCTCGGACTCGCCCTGCTGGTAGCCCAGATGATCCCCGGCATCGTCATGGCGATGGGCTTCTACGGCATCTTCCTCGACCTCGGCCTGCTCAACTCCTGGTGGGGACTGATCGTCGCGGACTCCACCATCGCCGTGCCGTTCGGCGTGATGATCTTCACCGCCTTCATGTCGGGCATCCCCGGCGAACTCATCTCCGCGGCCCGCATCGACGGCGCCGGCACCTGGCGCACCTTCCGGTCCGTCGTGCTGCCGGTCAGTCGCAACGCGGTGGTCACCGTGTCGCTCTTCAGCTTCCTGTGGGCCTGGTCCGACTTCGTCTTCGCCAACACCCTTGATGGCGGCGGCACTTGGCGGCCGATCACCCTCGGCATCTACAAGTACATCGGAAACAACAACCAGGAGTGGAACGCGATCATGGCCACCGCCGTCGTCGCGTCGATCCCGGCGGCCGTCCTCCTGGTCCTCGCCCAGCGCTATGTGGCCGCGGGCGTGACCGCCGGCGCGGTCAAGGACTGA
- a CDS encoding RICIN domain-containing protein, with protein MSYLSHHHRPRAPLGRVGAAVMATALATTALVLTGTPAQATPTSATTLVVNAAQTLRSVTHVGTGSLYGLASASTPGNSLVQALKPNTFVQMAPGGSQLPNGEPAPAGDALVVTPKAAAAGAEVVVRMPDWYPNFPYQWVSWSNWLSAVDQQVAAVKSSGATNIGAYELWNEPDWTWDTTNAGAFDAGWARTFKEVRAKDTTTPIQGPSHSVWNQSWMTTFLTDAKASGTVPDVIAWHELQGSSGIAAHVAAYRSLESSLGISPRPIDIEEYGTPTEMGNSGALIGYAAKFERAGVRDAELAFWNHYGTLGDTLTDTGGSPNGSYWTYKWYGDMSGNMLTTTPPAQTGIDGLASLNSAGNQISVIAGGCTGSCAVTVNGLSSLSAYGSTVHVKLEYSPDTGRTTASPGPITVSDADYAVSNGSITVPVTMNAADGYHLTITPSGTSTSLAGRYQITNKNSGLALDTLNAATAQGTSVVQATSTTGTDQNWTLVAAGQGLYKIVNQKSGLLLGITSARTGNGGTALIWGDNGTADHLWQIIPARNGYAKIANYNSGLLLGVDQMSTTSGAQVLQWSDNGTADHLWKLTSR; from the coding sequence ATGTCATACCTGAGCCACCATCACCGCCCCAGAGCGCCCCTCGGCCGCGTCGGCGCCGCCGTCATGGCCACCGCCCTGGCCACCACCGCCCTCGTCCTGACGGGCACCCCCGCCCAGGCCACCCCCACGTCGGCCACCACCTTGGTCGTCAACGCCGCGCAGACCCTGCGGTCCGTCACGCACGTCGGCACGGGCAGCCTCTACGGCCTCGCCAGTGCGAGCACCCCCGGCAACAGCCTCGTACAGGCTCTGAAGCCCAACACGTTCGTCCAGATGGCGCCCGGCGGCAGCCAACTCCCCAACGGAGAGCCCGCGCCCGCGGGTGACGCCCTGGTCGTCACCCCGAAGGCCGCGGCCGCGGGGGCCGAGGTCGTCGTACGGATGCCGGACTGGTATCCGAACTTCCCCTACCAGTGGGTGAGTTGGAGCAACTGGCTCTCGGCGGTCGACCAGCAGGTAGCCGCGGTGAAGTCCTCCGGCGCCACCAACATCGGCGCGTACGAGCTGTGGAACGAGCCGGACTGGACCTGGGACACCACCAACGCCGGCGCCTTCGACGCGGGTTGGGCCCGTACGTTCAAAGAGGTCCGCGCCAAGGACACCACAACCCCGATCCAGGGTCCGAGCCACTCGGTGTGGAACCAGTCCTGGATGACCACGTTCCTCACCGACGCCAAGGCCAGCGGCACGGTCCCCGACGTCATCGCCTGGCACGAACTCCAGGGCAGCTCCGGCATCGCCGCCCATGTCGCGGCCTACCGCTCGCTGGAGAGCAGCCTCGGCATCAGCCCGCGCCCGATCGACATCGAGGAGTACGGCACGCCCACGGAAATGGGCAACTCGGGTGCCCTCATCGGCTACGCCGCCAAGTTCGAGCGCGCGGGCGTCCGCGACGCCGAGCTGGCCTTCTGGAACCACTACGGCACCCTCGGCGACACCCTGACCGACACCGGCGGCTCGCCCAACGGCTCCTACTGGACGTACAAGTGGTACGGCGACATGTCCGGGAACATGCTCACCACCACACCGCCCGCGCAGACCGGCATCGACGGTCTCGCCTCCCTCAACAGCGCGGGCAACCAGATCAGCGTCATCGCCGGCGGCTGCACCGGCTCCTGCGCCGTCACGGTCAACGGGCTCTCGTCCCTGTCGGCCTACGGCAGTACGGTCCACGTCAAGCTGGAGTACAGCCCCGACACGGGCCGCACCACCGCTTCCCCGGGCCCGATCACCGTCTCCGACGCGGACTACGCCGTCTCGAACGGCTCGATCACCGTGCCGGTCACGATGAACGCCGCCGACGGCTACCACCTGACGATCACCCCCAGCGGCACCTCGACATCCCTGGCCGGCCGCTACCAGATCACCAACAAGAACAGCGGCCTCGCCCTGGACACCCTCAACGCGGCCACCGCGCAAGGCACTTCGGTCGTCCAGGCCACGTCCACCACCGGCACCGACCAGAACTGGACCCTCGTGGCCGCGGGCCAGGGCCTCTACAAGATCGTCAACCAGAAGAGCGGCCTGCTGCTGGGCATCACCAGCGCGCGCACCGGCAACGGCGGCACCGCCCTGATCTGGGGCGACAACGGCACCGCCGACCACCTCTGGCAGATCATCCCGGCCCGCAACGGCTACGCCAAGATCGCCAACTACAACAGCGGCCTCCTGCTCGGAGTCGACCAGATGAGCACCACCTCCGGCGCCCAGGTCCTGCAATGGTCGGACAACGGCACCGCCGACCACCTGTGGAAACTCACCTCACGCTGA
- a CDS encoding BlaI/MecI/CopY family transcriptional regulator, whose protein sequence is MAGRDPQVRAARRSAGELESEVLASLWATDRPLTPAEIQAGIDGPLAYNTVHTILKRLYDKGLVLRDADGRRGAYRPAKNAAELTAEAMHEALDRGPDPIGALQQFVSGLSPEEERALRDLLAGGAG, encoded by the coding sequence ATGGCTGGCAGAGACCCGCAGGTCCGGGCGGCGCGGCGCAGCGCCGGTGAGCTGGAGAGCGAGGTCCTCGCCTCGTTGTGGGCGACCGACCGCCCCCTGACACCGGCCGAGATCCAGGCCGGAATCGACGGCCCGCTCGCCTACAACACCGTGCACACGATCCTCAAGCGGCTCTACGACAAGGGGCTCGTCCTGCGTGACGCGGACGGGCGGCGCGGTGCGTACCGGCCGGCGAAGAACGCGGCCGAGTTGACCGCCGAGGCGATGCACGAGGCGCTGGACCGGGGTCCGGATCCGATCGGCGCGCTCCAGCAGTTCGTGAGCGGACTGAGCCCCGAGGAGGAGAGGGCGCTGCGCGATCTCCTGGCCGGGGGCGCAGGGTGA
- a CDS encoding LysR family substrate-binding domain-containing protein, translated as MTGSEASPTFRLAYVPGVTPAKWVRIWNERLPDVPLVLVPVPAAEAADVLRRGEADAGLVRLPVDREVFSAIALYTEATVVVAPKDHVVTAAEEVSLDELADEVVLHPLDDVLDWEQPPGEAAFERPATTEDAVEHVASGIGILYVPQSLARLHHRKDLTYRTVVDAPQSDVALSWPEDATTELVEEFIGIVRGRTVNSTRGRTPTPPQPKTKAKRTETPARRKPAAGKATGRTGNTGKNPRGSSGGTKGTKRGKPRGR; from the coding sequence GTGACAGGCTCGGAAGCATCCCCCACGTTCCGGCTCGCGTACGTCCCCGGGGTGACGCCCGCCAAGTGGGTGCGGATCTGGAACGAGCGCCTGCCCGACGTCCCCCTCGTCCTCGTACCGGTCCCGGCCGCCGAGGCGGCCGATGTGCTGCGGCGCGGTGAGGCCGACGCCGGACTCGTACGACTGCCGGTCGACCGTGAGGTCTTCAGCGCGATCGCCCTCTACACCGAGGCGACCGTGGTCGTGGCCCCGAAGGACCATGTCGTGACGGCGGCCGAAGAGGTGTCCCTCGACGAACTCGCCGACGAGGTGGTCCTCCACCCCCTCGACGACGTCCTCGACTGGGAACAGCCGCCGGGGGAGGCCGCGTTCGAGCGTCCCGCGACCACCGAGGATGCCGTCGAACACGTGGCGTCCGGCATCGGCATCCTGTACGTCCCCCAGTCCCTGGCCCGGCTGCACCACCGCAAGGACCTCACCTACCGGACCGTCGTCGACGCTCCCCAGTCGGACGTCGCCCTCTCCTGGCCCGAGGACGCGACCACGGAACTGGTCGAGGAGTTCATCGGCATCGTCCGCGGTCGCACGGTCAACAGCACGCGGGGCCGCACTCCGACACCTCCTCAGCCGAAGACGAAGGCGAAGCGCACCGAAACCCCCGCGCGCCGCAAGCCCGCGGCAGGCAAGGCGACCGGCAGGACCGGAAACACCGGCAAGAACCCTCGCGGCTCCTCCGGTGGCACCAAGGGAACCAAGCGCGGCAAGCCCCGCGGCCGCTGA
- a CDS encoding DUF5997 family protein, whose amino-acid sequence MKSHQTAQTMKPATAAKKLGVYLEATPAEFQKAEVSRAELNELQANPPEWLRELRANGPHPRPVVAARLGVSIAGLARGGVTEPLTTEQIEALKEDGPEWLEKERATQAEVRKEAERIKNKKDAENADND is encoded by the coding sequence ATGAAGTCGCACCAGACCGCCCAGACCATGAAGCCCGCCACGGCGGCGAAGAAGCTGGGTGTGTACCTAGAGGCCACCCCCGCCGAGTTCCAGAAGGCCGAGGTCTCCCGCGCCGAACTGAACGAGTTGCAGGCCAACCCGCCCGAGTGGCTGCGCGAGCTGCGCGCCAACGGCCCGCACCCGCGCCCGGTCGTCGCGGCCAGGCTCGGCGTCTCCATCGCCGGTCTCGCGCGCGGCGGGGTCACCGAGCCCCTCACCACCGAGCAGATCGAGGCGCTGAAGGAGGACGGCCCCGAGTGGCTGGAGAAGGAGCGCGCCACCCAGGCCGAGGTCCGCAAGGAAGCCGAGCGGATCAAGAACAAGAAGGACGCCGAGAACGCCGACAACGACTGA
- a CDS encoding GntR family transcriptional regulator: MTDGPAGTGKPPAMYRKVAADLGREIGEGRYGSGGRLPTEGELAERYGVSRGTVRQAMALLRTEGLIASRRGTRRVVIGSPRPQSFGELLSFTRWARSTGEEPGGRTVTVETRPADATERDHLRLPAGAEIYEVRRLRTLSGRPVMIERTVYPSAVGELIAELPPDTVSHTVALEESGVLIADAQHTIDLCRADEEDARLLGCRPGDPLLRERRCSTDPAGTPVEWSEDRYLPDTVAFTVHSSAAAGSLARRPADDA, translated from the coding sequence GTGACGGACGGCCCGGCCGGCACGGGAAAACCCCCGGCGATGTACCGCAAGGTCGCGGCCGACCTCGGCCGTGAGATCGGTGAGGGCCGCTACGGCTCGGGCGGTCGGCTGCCCACCGAGGGCGAACTCGCCGAGCGGTACGGCGTCTCCCGGGGCACGGTCCGCCAGGCGATGGCCCTTCTGCGCACCGAGGGCCTGATCGCCTCGCGGCGCGGCACCCGCCGGGTCGTGATCGGCTCGCCCCGCCCGCAGAGCTTCGGCGAACTCCTCAGCTTCACCCGCTGGGCCCGCTCCACGGGCGAGGAACCGGGCGGCCGGACCGTCACCGTGGAGACCCGCCCCGCCGACGCGACCGAGCGGGACCACCTGCGCCTGCCGGCCGGGGCGGAGATCTACGAGGTACGGCGGCTGCGCACCCTCTCGGGACGACCCGTGATGATCGAGCGAACCGTATACCCGTCCGCCGTGGGCGAGTTGATCGCCGAGCTGCCGCCCGACACCGTGTCGCACACCGTGGCGCTGGAGGAGTCGGGCGTGCTGATCGCGGACGCCCAGCACACGATCGACCTGTGCCGGGCCGACGAGGAGGACGCCCGGTTGCTCGGCTGCCGACCCGGCGACCCGCTCCTCCGCGAGCGCCGGTGCAGTACGGATCCGGCGGGCACACCGGTCGAATGGTCCGAGGACCGGTACCTTCCGGACACCGTGGCCTTCACGGTCCACAGCTCGGCCGCCGCCGGCTCACTGGCCCGCCGCCCGGCCGACGACGCCTGA